One region of Terricaulis silvestris genomic DNA includes:
- the xth gene encoding exodeoxyribonuclease III, with protein MLVATFNVNGVNGRLPVLLRWLEERRPDIVCLQELKAPDEKFPIKEIEKAGYGAIWHGQKSWNGVAILAMGDAPEETRRGLLGDKNDLHARYIEAAVKEIVVGCLYLPNGNPYPGPKFDYKLKWFERLTKLANVLQAADVPVILAGDYNVMPTKLDVYKPERWTDDALFRIEVREAYANLVKQGWVDAIRHLHPSERIYTFWDYFRNAYVRNAGLRIDHFLLNPLIAPRLKAAGVDKHVRGWEKASDHAPTWIELGPIKRTRTTKRA; from the coding sequence ATGCTTGTCGCCACCTTCAACGTCAATGGCGTCAACGGCCGCTTGCCAGTGTTGCTGCGCTGGTTGGAAGAGCGCCGGCCCGACATCGTCTGTCTGCAAGAGCTGAAAGCGCCGGACGAGAAGTTTCCGATCAAAGAGATCGAGAAAGCCGGCTACGGCGCGATATGGCACGGGCAGAAGAGTTGGAATGGCGTCGCTATCTTGGCGATGGGTGACGCACCGGAAGAAACGCGGCGTGGTTTGCTCGGAGATAAGAACGATCTGCATGCGCGCTACATCGAAGCGGCCGTGAAAGAGATCGTGGTCGGCTGCCTCTATCTACCCAATGGCAATCCTTATCCCGGCCCCAAGTTCGACTACAAACTCAAATGGTTTGAACGTCTGACCAAACTCGCGAACGTGCTGCAGGCCGCGGACGTTCCCGTCATTCTCGCCGGTGACTACAACGTCATGCCGACCAAGCTCGACGTCTACAAGCCCGAGCGCTGGACCGACGATGCACTGTTCCGGATCGAAGTGCGGGAGGCTTATGCAAACCTCGTCAAGCAGGGTTGGGTCGATGCGATCCGCCACCTTCACCCAAGCGAGCGCATCTACACATTTTGGGACTACTTCCGGAATGCCTACGTGCGTAACGCCGGCCTGCGCATCGATCACTTCCTGCTCAATCCGTTGATCGCGCCGCGGCTCAAAGCGGCCGGCGTCGACAAGCATGTGCGGGGTTGGGAGAAGGCGAGCGATCACGCGCCGACTTGGATTGAGCTTGGTCCCATCAAGAGGACGCGCACGACGAAGCGTGCTTAG
- a CDS encoding DUF5694 domain-containing protein, translated as MTMQARTVFAALCLALAGCASAQTSAPFTEARAQVMVLGVYHFRAGGSDYVANQLDDHLSPRRQTEIAEVLDRLERFQPTKIVVELDPNREAEFNSRYTRYRTGAETLGVNERDQLGMVLANRLGLERLYAADADSDMHFDQMLAAAEAAGQTHLVEQFRAGMASIEAHQAATRDLSVRDRLIDVNSPEVVGWNDFYMTMAQMGAQADPIGAHDMAAWWGRNIHIFAGIARIAEPGDRILVIYGHGHKALLDQYFRQAHEFQLVDPLTYLR; from the coding sequence ATGACCATGCAAGCCAGGACTGTGTTCGCCGCCTTGTGCCTTGCGCTCGCGGGATGCGCCTCGGCCCAAACGTCTGCGCCGTTCACGGAAGCCCGCGCGCAAGTCATGGTGTTGGGCGTCTATCATTTCCGCGCTGGCGGCAGCGATTACGTCGCCAACCAGCTCGATGATCACCTTTCGCCACGCCGCCAGACCGAGATCGCAGAGGTGCTGGACCGACTCGAGCGCTTCCAGCCGACCAAGATCGTCGTTGAACTCGATCCTAATCGGGAAGCGGAGTTCAACTCACGCTACACCCGCTATCGCACGGGCGCCGAGACGCTCGGCGTCAACGAACGCGATCAATTGGGCATGGTGCTCGCGAACCGGCTGGGCCTGGAGCGGCTCTACGCGGCGGACGCCGACAGCGACATGCATTTCGACCAGATGCTCGCCGCCGCGGAGGCCGCCGGTCAAACCCATTTGGTCGAACAATTTCGCGCCGGCATGGCGAGTATCGAAGCGCACCAAGCCGCGACGCGCGATCTTTCCGTGCGCGATCGGCTGATCGACGTGAACTCGCCGGAAGTTGTCGGATGGAACGACTTCTACATGACAATGGCGCAGATGGGCGCGCAGGCCGACCCGATCGGCGCGCACGACATGGCGGCGTGGTGGGGTCGCAACATTCACATCTTCGCCGGTATCGCGCGCATCGCTGAGCCGGGCGACCGTATCCTCGTAATCTACGGCCACGGCCACAAGGCGCTGCTCGACCAGTATTTTAGACAGGCGCATGAGTTCCAGCTTGTCGACCCGCTGACCTATTTGCGTTGA
- a CDS encoding alpha/beta hydrolase family protein — MKLRQTLLLLAIALASCETPPPPPSALPPSLEGYWRGQFQRGDATLPVELDFTRTDGALAGRFSSPDLRALGIPLQDVRQDGAAAHFVLAGDRTAAVFDGAVSAGALSGAYTEAGVDGRFIFARVTAPPACTEIPAQFSNGAVALSGSLVLPAHTPAPAAVLFLHGSGAEARDASRFEANLLCRAGYAALIYDKRGVGRSTGDWREATFQDLAADAGAGLEWLTARPELDSAHIGIYGHSQGATIAPLVATRSGHVAFIIAGAGAIGSTADVERYSLRNTVNGDVHSEAQRREAYAFVDRVVTAGSSGRGLRALLADAPHYADRAWYFPLPAAESYYWAFQRRIADYDSARYWAEVRIPVLLIYGEDDARVPPSSAASIRSVLPRATPAETLIISDADHSYMRHRDGEPWPHLAPEFQQTLLAFVRAHAAS, encoded by the coding sequence ATGAAACTCCGCCAAACACTACTTCTACTGGCGATCGCCCTGGCCTCCTGCGAGACGCCCCCGCCGCCGCCATCAGCGCTGCCGCCATCGCTTGAAGGATATTGGCGTGGCCAATTCCAGAGAGGGGATGCAACACTCCCCGTCGAGTTGGATTTCACGCGCACGGACGGGGCGTTGGCGGGACGCTTTTCCTCGCCCGACCTGCGCGCCCTCGGCATCCCGCTCCAGGACGTACGTCAAGATGGCGCTGCCGCGCACTTCGTGCTCGCGGGCGATCGCACCGCGGCGGTGTTCGACGGCGCAGTGTCCGCGGGCGCGCTTTCCGGCGCCTACACGGAAGCGGGCGTCGATGGACGCTTCATCTTTGCGCGCGTCACCGCGCCGCCTGCGTGCACCGAGATTCCGGCGCAGTTCAGCAACGGCGCTGTCGCACTTTCGGGATCGCTGGTTTTGCCAGCCCACACGCCTGCGCCAGCGGCGGTGCTGTTCCTGCACGGCTCGGGCGCTGAAGCGCGAGACGCCTCGCGTTTCGAGGCCAACCTGCTTTGCCGCGCCGGCTATGCGGCGCTGATCTACGATAAGCGCGGCGTTGGGCGCTCGACCGGAGATTGGCGCGAGGCGACCTTTCAGGATCTGGCCGCCGACGCAGGCGCGGGGCTCGAATGGCTCACGGCGCGGCCCGAACTCGACTCAGCGCACATTGGTATCTACGGCCACAGCCAAGGCGCCACTATCGCGCCGCTTGTCGCGACGCGCTCCGGTCATGTCGCTTTCATCATCGCCGGCGCCGGCGCGATCGGCAGCACGGCCGATGTCGAGCGCTACAGCTTGCGCAACACGGTGAACGGCGACGTGCATAGCGAGGCGCAGCGGCGTGAAGCTTACGCGTTCGTGGACCGCGTCGTCACGGCAGGCTCGAGTGGGCGTGGACTCCGGGCGCTGCTCGCGGATGCGCCGCACTATGCCGACCGCGCCTGGTATTTCCCGCTGCCGGCGGCGGAGTCGTATTACTGGGCGTTCCAGCGCCGCATCGCCGACTATGATTCCGCGCGGTACTGGGCGGAGGTGCGAATTCCCGTGCTGCTGATCTATGGCGAGGACGATGCGCGCGTGCCGCCTTCGAGCGCCGCCTCGATTCGCTCCGTGCTGCCTCGCGCAACGCCGGCGGAAACGCTGATCATCTCAGACGCGGATCATTCTTACATGCGCCACCGGGACGGCGAGCCCTGGCCTCACCTCGCGCCGGAATTCCAGCAGACCCTGCTCGCGTTCGTGCGCGCTCACGCCGCATCCTAG